In one window of Posidoniimonas corsicana DNA:
- a CDS encoding preprotein translocase subunit SecA, with product MSTVPTGSSRQIQRFVGGPLRRRLAKWAACLPAIAAREPELQKLSDYDLRKESLSLRYRARSGEPLDRLLVEGFALVREAGRRTKNMRHFDVQLLGGAAAHHGSIIEMQTGEGKTLTATLPMYLAALDGKGAHLSTVNDYLAARDAELMEPVYNALGMSIGVIQQQQAPDQRRKAYACDVTYGTANEMGFDFLRDRLLKRRISEGERDLFGEMLGSRGADSEKPVQGDLHFMLVDEADSILIDEARTPLIISAAPGEDEEIAAEAYTWAAEVAPRFEEDTHYDWEDKEKRVDLNLGGRRLVRELQKPPAMDRLPLAEIYEYVERAVKVEREMIRDRHYIVRDGEIVIVDEFTGRLSEGRKWRAGLHQAIEAREGVEVTFETNQAARITIQDLFLRYHRLSGMTGTASTSARELSKIYEVHVTPIPTNRPPIRKQMPTLVFGSAEQKWLAIADDVVEQHASGRPVLIGTRSIDKSETLAALLEERGVEATVLNARHVAREAEIVAEAGKQGKVTVATNMAGRGTDIRLGEGVHELGGLYVICTELHESRRIDRQLVGRCGRQGDPGAYRQFLSLDDEILRQGFGPKKAERMKAIGAGKLGPLSGYESLFYRAQAKIERRHFRDRKILLYHDKERQKVQRAMSQDPYLDSPG from the coding sequence GTGTCGACAGTCCCTACCGGCTCATCGCGTCAGATCCAGCGTTTCGTCGGCGGCCCGCTGCGCAGGCGGCTCGCCAAGTGGGCGGCCTGCCTGCCCGCGATCGCCGCGCGGGAGCCGGAGCTGCAGAAGCTCAGCGACTACGACCTCCGCAAGGAGAGCCTCTCGCTGCGGTACCGCGCCCGCAGCGGCGAGCCCCTCGACCGGCTGCTGGTGGAGGGCTTCGCGCTGGTGCGCGAGGCCGGCCGCCGCACCAAGAACATGCGGCACTTCGACGTGCAGCTGCTGGGCGGCGCCGCCGCGCACCACGGCTCGATCATCGAGATGCAGACCGGCGAGGGAAAGACACTCACCGCCACGCTGCCGATGTACCTGGCCGCGCTCGACGGCAAGGGCGCTCACCTCTCGACGGTCAACGACTACCTCGCCGCCCGTGACGCCGAGCTGATGGAGCCGGTCTACAACGCGCTGGGGATGTCGATCGGCGTGATCCAGCAGCAGCAGGCTCCGGACCAACGCCGCAAGGCGTACGCGTGCGACGTCACCTACGGCACCGCCAACGAGATGGGGTTCGACTTCCTGCGCGACCGGCTGCTGAAACGCCGCATCAGCGAGGGCGAGCGCGACCTGTTCGGCGAGATGCTCGGCAGCCGCGGCGCGGACAGCGAGAAGCCCGTGCAGGGCGACCTGCACTTCATGCTGGTCGACGAGGCCGACAGCATCCTGATCGACGAGGCCCGCACGCCGCTGATCATCAGCGCCGCCCCCGGCGAGGATGAGGAGATCGCCGCCGAAGCCTACACCTGGGCGGCCGAGGTGGCCCCGCGGTTCGAGGAGGACACGCACTACGACTGGGAAGACAAAGAGAAGCGGGTCGACCTCAACCTGGGCGGGCGGCGGCTGGTCCGCGAGCTGCAGAAGCCGCCGGCCATGGACCGCCTGCCGCTGGCCGAGATCTACGAGTACGTCGAGCGGGCGGTGAAGGTCGAGCGTGAGATGATCCGCGACCGGCACTACATCGTGCGGGACGGCGAGATCGTGATCGTCGACGAGTTCACCGGCCGTTTGTCCGAGGGCCGCAAGTGGCGGGCGGGCCTGCACCAGGCGATCGAGGCCCGCGAGGGCGTCGAGGTCACGTTCGAGACCAACCAGGCGGCCCGCATCACGATCCAGGACCTGTTCCTCCGCTACCACCGCCTGTCGGGCATGACCGGCACGGCCAGCACCTCGGCCCGCGAGCTGTCGAAGATCTACGAGGTGCACGTCACGCCGATCCCGACCAACCGGCCGCCGATCCGCAAGCAGATGCCCACGCTGGTGTTCGGCTCGGCGGAGCAGAAGTGGCTGGCGATCGCGGACGACGTCGTCGAGCAGCACGCCTCCGGCCGCCCGGTGCTGATCGGCACGCGGTCGATCGACAAGAGCGAGACGCTCGCCGCGCTGCTCGAGGAGCGCGGCGTCGAAGCGACCGTGCTCAACGCCCGGCACGTGGCGCGCGAGGCGGAGATCGTCGCCGAGGCGGGCAAGCAGGGCAAGGTGACGGTCGCCACCAACATGGCCGGCCGCGGAACGGACATCCGACTGGGTGAGGGCGTGCACGAGCTGGGCGGGCTGTACGTCATCTGCACCGAGCTGCACGAGAGCCGTCGGATCGACCGCCAGCTGGTCGGCCGCTGCGGCCGCCAGGGCGACCCGGGCGCCTACCGCCAGTTCCTGTCGCTGGACGACGAGATCCTCCGCCAGGGCTTCGGCCCCAAGAAGGCCGAGCGGATGAAGGCGATCGGCGCCGGTAAGCTTGGCCCGCTGTCGGGCTACGAGTCGCTGTTCTACCGGGCCCAGGCCAAGATCGAACGCCGACACTTCCGCGACCGCAAGATCCTGCTCTACCACGACAAGGAACGCCAGAAGGTGCAGCGGGCGATGAGCCAAGACCCGTATCTTGACTCACCGGGTTAA
- the bioA gene encoding adenosylmethionine--8-amino-7-oxononanoate transaminase has product MSDHDAAQQLAAWDRDHFWHSFTQMQEYEPLVIAAAEGCELIGADGRRYLDGASSMWCNVHGHAHPAINQAVVEQLQRAAHITSLGMGCDTTVRLAKRLVDLTPAGLDRVLFSSDGSSAIEVALKAAFQYWQQCPQPRPGKSRFLAFGAAYHGDTIGAASVGGIDKFHALFKPLLFDAVYAPGPDRCKLPEGVAPEAACDHYLAETEKLIAQHAHELAAVVIEPLVQCAAGMVMHPPGFLGGLRELCTKHDVLLILDEVAVGFGKTGRMFACEHDQVTPDFLCLGKGLTGGYLPMAATLTTNAVYDAFLGDAASGRALYHGHTFCGNPASAAAALACLDLFESERTLQMLTAKVERLGERFCRLAEHPNVTNARQTGIIAAADYTADAQVGRQVAAYALEHGLWIRPQPGMVYVMPPLAISLAEIDRMMDVIEEGIAEATGIPFATGAAVP; this is encoded by the coding sequence ATGAGCGACCACGACGCGGCCCAGCAGCTGGCCGCCTGGGACCGGGACCACTTCTGGCACTCGTTCACCCAGATGCAGGAGTACGAACCGCTGGTGATCGCCGCCGCCGAGGGCTGCGAGCTGATCGGCGCCGACGGACGCCGCTACCTGGATGGGGCCAGCAGCATGTGGTGCAACGTGCACGGGCACGCGCACCCGGCCATCAATCAGGCGGTCGTGGAGCAGTTGCAGCGGGCCGCGCACATCACCTCGCTGGGGATGGGCTGCGACACCACGGTGCGGCTCGCCAAGCGTCTGGTCGACCTCACGCCGGCCGGCCTGGACCGGGTGCTGTTCTCCAGCGATGGTTCGTCCGCGATCGAGGTCGCGTTGAAGGCGGCCTTCCAGTACTGGCAGCAGTGCCCCCAGCCGCGGCCCGGCAAGTCCCGCTTCCTGGCGTTCGGCGCCGCCTACCACGGCGACACCATCGGCGCCGCGAGCGTCGGCGGGATCGACAAGTTCCACGCGCTGTTCAAGCCGCTGCTGTTCGACGCGGTCTACGCCCCGGGCCCCGACCGCTGCAAACTGCCGGAAGGCGTTGCGCCTGAGGCGGCCTGCGACCACTACTTGGCGGAGACCGAAAAGCTCATTGCCCAGCACGCACACGAGCTGGCCGCGGTGGTGATCGAGCCGCTGGTGCAGTGCGCCGCCGGCATGGTGATGCACCCACCCGGCTTCCTGGGCGGGCTGCGGGAGCTCTGCACCAAGCATGACGTGCTGCTCATCCTGGACGAGGTGGCGGTCGGCTTTGGCAAGACGGGTCGGATGTTCGCCTGCGAGCACGACCAGGTGACCCCGGACTTCCTCTGTCTGGGCAAGGGGCTCACGGGCGGCTACCTGCCGATGGCCGCAACCCTCACAACCAACGCGGTGTACGACGCGTTCCTGGGGGACGCCGCGAGCGGCCGGGCGCTGTACCACGGCCACACCTTCTGCGGGAACCCTGCCTCAGCCGCGGCCGCGCTGGCCTGCCTCGACCTGTTCGAGTCCGAACGCACGCTCCAGATGCTCACGGCCAAGGTTGAACGGCTCGGCGAACGGTTCTGCCGCCTGGCCGAGCACCCAAACGTCACCAACGCCCGCCAGACAGGCATCATCGCGGCGGCGGACTACACGGCGGACGCTCAGGTGGGCCGTCAGGTGGCCGCGTACGCGCTTGAGCACGGGCTCTGGATACGGCCCCAGCCTGGCATGGTGTACGTGATGCCCCCGCTCGCGATCAGCCTGGCGGAGATCGACCGCATGATGGACGTCATCGAGGAGGGCATCGCGGAGGCGACGGGAATCCCGTTCGCCACAGGGGCCGCCGTGCCGTGA
- a CDS encoding type 1 glutamine amidotransferase — protein sequence MTAPANARFLLLQVRNDQDPIAPQEVGCFAEALGCEPSRVTPFSVLGSFPEPSEVARHDVVLIGGSGDYSAATDGEWLDRILEGLRELHAASKPTFASCWGFQAFARALGGRCEHDPANAELGNVELHLTSAGQQDPVFSALPACFLGLAGHEDHVTQLPAGAVLLASSERVAEQAYTFPGLPIYATQFHPELTRETILQRLVAYPRYVEQFAGMPLDDLRIALRDTPEANGLLRRFVGHVLG from the coding sequence GTGACCGCGCCCGCCAACGCCCGCTTTCTATTGCTGCAGGTTCGCAACGACCAAGACCCGATTGCGCCGCAGGAGGTCGGCTGTTTCGCCGAGGCGCTTGGCTGTGAGCCGTCGCGGGTGACGCCGTTCAGCGTGCTCGGCTCTTTCCCAGAGCCCTCAGAAGTTGCGCGCCACGACGTGGTGCTGATCGGCGGCAGTGGTGACTACTCGGCCGCCACAGACGGTGAATGGCTCGACCGGATACTGGAGGGGCTCCGCGAGCTCCACGCGGCCAGCAAGCCGACGTTCGCGTCGTGTTGGGGCTTTCAGGCTTTCGCTCGGGCGCTGGGCGGCCGTTGTGAGCACGACCCGGCCAACGCCGAGCTCGGCAACGTCGAGCTTCACCTGACCAGTGCCGGCCAGCAGGATCCGGTCTTCTCCGCCCTGCCCGCCTGCTTCCTGGGCCTGGCCGGTCACGAGGACCACGTCACCCAACTCCCCGCGGGCGCCGTGCTGTTGGCGTCGAGCGAGCGGGTCGCGGAACAGGCCTACACGTTCCCCGGACTGCCGATCTACGCGACGCAGTTCCACCCGGAGCTGACGCGCGAGACCATCTTGCAGCGGCTGGTGGCGTACCCCAGGTACGTCGAGCAGTTCGCCGGCATGCCGCTTGACGACCTGCGGATCGCACTCAGGGACACACCCGAAGCCAACGGGCTGCTGCGGCGGTTTGTCGGCCACGTTCTCGGCTGA
- a CDS encoding c-type cytochrome — protein MIRPLKRNTRAACALLAFFSLCATLPAATLREQRDDLRRAATLLKASARLAEQGRGEDALTQYAEAQEKVLGVAKVLDPKLQRTYARAAEQMAETHKLLTARGLQPPELPSTDPAAPQEAQEAPGRRGPQPEMAGGRFDRGDISFTNQVAPLLVEKCGRCHVDGSRGNFNMATYNSLIQGSETGRVLVPGEGTGGVLMDNLESGSMPPGRPLAPQEMSLISRWITQGAKFDGDNPDANLKNLQQGSSEPMAPAAKPEATRATGDETVSFALDVAPILMDRCANCHVADNRGQLRFAAFQQLIDSSTLSPGDPARSELIQRLLPDAERRMPQGGPPLSDEQIATITTWVREGARFDGQTPTEPLTRSTAFVRAERATPEELTQMREQLSADNWRLGIPDEQASRTSSDRYLVVGSLPEQRLKEIAAAAEATTSAIQKSMGLSPGGMLGKAKQTLYVFDQRIDYGEFVRMVEQRQLPDDAGGHARFDPVDPYACLNVPSDQDPIADAAFAKQLAALVIAQHSGGRAPDWFVEGAARYAAGKANPKDPRVERWVDGLRSAATGMRQPTSFMTGDMPPADAGVVSLHFVVGMARNSRAFSGLLDDLSAGEEFDAAFAKRYKASPQDVATKWAEALKRRG, from the coding sequence ATGATCCGACCACTCAAGCGGAACACCCGCGCCGCCTGCGCGCTCCTAGCCTTCTTCTCGCTCTGCGCCACGCTACCGGCGGCCACGCTCAGAGAGCAGCGGGACGACCTGCGCCGCGCCGCTACGCTGCTCAAGGCGTCGGCGCGGCTGGCAGAGCAGGGCCGCGGCGAGGACGCCCTCACTCAGTACGCCGAGGCCCAGGAAAAGGTCCTGGGGGTCGCCAAAGTGCTCGACCCCAAACTGCAGCGGACCTACGCCCGCGCGGCCGAGCAGATGGCCGAGACGCACAAGCTGCTGACCGCCCGCGGGCTGCAGCCGCCGGAACTGCCGTCGACCGACCCGGCGGCGCCGCAGGAAGCACAGGAGGCGCCAGGCCGACGAGGGCCCCAGCCCGAGATGGCCGGCGGCCGGTTCGACCGCGGCGACATCAGCTTCACCAACCAGGTGGCGCCGCTGCTGGTCGAGAAGTGCGGACGCTGCCACGTAGACGGCTCGCGCGGCAACTTCAACATGGCCACCTACAACAGCCTGATCCAGGGGTCGGAGACCGGGCGCGTGCTGGTGCCGGGCGAGGGGACCGGCGGCGTGCTGATGGACAACCTCGAGTCGGGCTCGATGCCGCCCGGCCGCCCGCTCGCCCCGCAGGAGATGTCGCTCATCTCCCGCTGGATCACCCAGGGCGCGAAGTTCGATGGCGACAACCCCGACGCCAACCTGAAGAACCTGCAGCAGGGCTCGTCGGAGCCGATGGCCCCCGCCGCCAAGCCCGAGGCCACACGGGCCACCGGCGACGAGACCGTCAGCTTCGCCCTCGATGTCGCGCCGATCCTAATGGACCGCTGCGCGAACTGCCACGTGGCCGACAACCGCGGCCAGCTCCGCTTCGCCGCGTTCCAGCAGCTCATCGACTCGTCGACTCTCTCCCCCGGCGACCCCGCGCGCAGCGAACTGATACAGCGGCTCCTCCCCGACGCCGAACGCCGGATGCCGCAGGGGGGACCGCCACTCTCCGATGAGCAGATCGCGACCATCACCACCTGGGTCCGCGAGGGCGCGCGCTTCGACGGCCAGACCCCCACCGAGCCCCTGACCCGCAGCACCGCGTTCGTTAGGGCGGAGCGGGCCACGCCGGAAGAGCTGACCCAGATGCGGGAGCAGCTCTCGGCGGACAACTGGCGACTGGGCATCCCCGACGAGCAGGCGAGCCGCACCTCGAGCGACCGCTACCTGGTGGTCGGTTCACTCCCCGAGCAGCGTCTAAAAGAGATCGCCGCGGCGGCCGAGGCGACCACGTCCGCCATCCAGAAGAGCATGGGGCTTTCGCCGGGCGGGATGCTCGGCAAGGCCAAGCAGACGCTGTACGTGTTCGACCAGCGGATCGACTACGGCGAGTTCGTCCGCATGGTGGAGCAGCGGCAACTCCCCGACGACGCCGGCGGCCACGCCCGTTTCGACCCCGTGGACCCCTACGCCTGCCTCAACGTGCCGAGCGACCAGGACCCGATCGCCGACGCCGCGTTCGCCAAGCAGCTTGCTGCGCTGGTGATCGCCCAGCACAGCGGCGGCCGGGCGCCCGACTGGTTTGTCGAGGGCGCCGCCCGCTACGCGGCGGGCAAGGCCAACCCCAAGGACCCGCGCGTCGAGCGGTGGGTCGACGGCCTTCGTTCGGCGGCGACCGGCATGCGGCAGCCCACCTCCTTCATGACCGGCGACATGCCGCCCGCAGACGCGGGCGTCGTCAGCCTGCACTTCGTGGTCGGCATGGCCCGCAACAGCCGCGCGTTCAGCGGGCTGCTAGACGACCTTAGCGCGGGCGAGGAGTTCGACGCCGCGTTCGCGAAACGCTACAAGGCGTCGCCGCAAGACGTGGCGACCAAGTGGGCGGAAGCCCTGAAACGACGCGGCTGA
- a CDS encoding GNAT family N-acetyltransferase, with the protein MSSVRIRRYAPKHSVPLNEAALESVAEVGPWLPWCHRGHTLDEAESYIRQQRERFDRGEEYSFAIESEDGRLLGGCGLNELDQNNRRCNLGYWVRSSETGRGHATQAVLQLASWAFSHTDLVRLEIVASVENKPSQRIAERVMSVREGVLRRRLLLHGRWHDAVSYSIIRPDVT; encoded by the coding sequence ATGTCCAGCGTCCGCATCCGCCGCTACGCCCCCAAGCATTCCGTACCGCTGAATGAGGCCGCGCTCGAGTCCGTTGCAGAGGTCGGGCCCTGGCTGCCGTGGTGCCATCGCGGTCACACCCTCGACGAGGCCGAGTCCTATATCCGACAGCAGCGCGAGCGGTTCGACCGAGGCGAAGAGTACTCGTTCGCCATCGAGTCGGAGGACGGCCGGCTGCTAGGAGGCTGTGGCCTCAACGAGCTCGATCAGAACAACCGCCGCTGCAATCTTGGCTACTGGGTCCGCAGCTCGGAGACCGGCCGTGGCCACGCCACGCAGGCGGTGCTGCAGCTCGCCAGCTGGGCTTTCTCGCACACCGATCTCGTGCGGCTGGAGATCGTCGCGTCGGTGGAGAACAAGCCAAGCCAAAGGATCGCCGAACGAGTTATGTCTGTGCGGGAAGGCGTGCTGCGGCGGCGGCTTCTGCTGCACGGCAGGTGGCACGACGCGGTCAGCTACTCGATCATCCGGCCCGACGTGACGTAA
- a CDS encoding SAM hydrolase/SAM-dependent halogenase family protein — MTWITLTTDFGEGSHYVASMKGVIATIHPDAQVVDLSHSVPAQSVWDGAQALAAAAPWFPKGTIHVAVVDPGVGTSRRIVYAELGDWRFVLPDNGLLTSLAASYPPHRIVAIENPEHWLPDVSSTFHGRDIMAPVAAKLGLGLCPDTLGPPIDELVLLPEPRAERVGERIQGEVVEVDSFGNLITNITSSMLESAPRDESVQVLCDGHQTIGLFTAYGDQPEMTLIALVGSTERLELAIVNDSAAAMLGVTVGTPVEVVWG, encoded by the coding sequence ATGACCTGGATCACGCTGACCACCGATTTTGGAGAGGGCAGCCACTACGTGGCGTCGATGAAGGGGGTCATCGCCACGATCCACCCGGATGCGCAGGTGGTAGACCTGTCGCACAGCGTCCCGGCGCAGTCGGTCTGGGATGGCGCCCAGGCGCTGGCCGCCGCGGCGCCATGGTTCCCGAAGGGCACGATCCACGTGGCCGTGGTGGACCCCGGCGTCGGCACCTCGCGGCGGATTGTGTATGCGGAACTGGGGGACTGGCGGTTTGTGCTGCCCGACAACGGCCTGCTGACAAGCTTGGCCGCGTCCTACCCGCCCCATAGGATAGTGGCCATCGAGAACCCGGAGCATTGGCTACCCGACGTTAGCTCGACTTTCCACGGGCGGGACATCATGGCGCCGGTGGCGGCCAAGTTGGGCTTGGGGCTCTGCCCTGATACACTGGGGCCACCGATAGACGAGCTAGTATTGCTTCCCGAACCAAGGGCGGAACGCGTGGGGGAACGGATCCAGGGAGAAGTGGTCGAGGTCGACTCGTTCGGCAACCTGATCACGAATATCACCAGCTCCATGCTCGAATCAGCCCCGCGGGACGAGTCCGTGCAGGTGCTCTGCGACGGGCACCAAACCATAGGCCTGTTCACGGCTTACGGCGACCAGCCCGAGATGACGCTGATCGCCCTGGTGGGGTCCACCGAGCGGCTCGAGCTCGCCATTGTGAACGACAGCGCCGCCGCCATGCTCGGCGTGACGGTGGGAACGCCCGTAGAGGTAGTTTGGGGATGA
- the pelA gene encoding pectate lyase, translating into MIARTSLAVLTVGFGLALAGESRVGAEPVTQQRVAGLESSEQQAWLAYLKRSESLAKQDADALAAEVTAAGIAQAKRAPSGGDFKLSAKLGDPWFASPEAAELVGVVLSYQTPSGGWSKHTGYSHGPREPGMQWTSQNEPGSSAHYLATFDNRSTTEQLNFLAGVWQATGRQECADAFVKGLHYVLAAQYPNGGWPQVYPLEGDYHDSITFNDDAMTHVLELLHGVASSEPSYAFVTEADRQAAAAALERGFNCVRAMQINVEGQRTAWCAQHDALTLQPVAARAMEPATLASVESARLLKFLMGVPAPSPELQEVIEGGLAWLDRVQVTDVVKTKRDGKTVYVKDPASTDVYWARFYRLENSEPVFPGRDGVLYATFEEMAANNRLGYDFYSTIPGSIVKNGQKKWRKMLAKQAPR; encoded by the coding sequence ATGATTGCTCGAACTTCGCTCGCTGTATTGACGGTTGGGTTTGGTCTGGCGTTGGCCGGTGAGTCCCGCGTTGGCGCGGAGCCAGTCACGCAGCAGCGGGTGGCGGGGCTCGAATCGTCTGAGCAGCAAGCGTGGCTGGCGTACCTGAAGCGTTCGGAGTCCCTCGCCAAGCAGGACGCCGACGCGCTGGCAGCCGAGGTCACCGCCGCAGGAATTGCGCAGGCCAAGCGTGCGCCATCGGGCGGCGACTTCAAGCTCTCGGCCAAGCTGGGCGACCCATGGTTCGCCTCTCCGGAGGCGGCCGAGCTGGTCGGCGTTGTGCTTTCCTACCAAACCCCTTCGGGGGGCTGGTCGAAGCACACCGGTTACAGCCACGGCCCGCGTGAGCCGGGGATGCAATGGACATCGCAGAACGAGCCGGGAAGCTCCGCACACTACCTGGCAACCTTCGACAATCGGTCGACAACCGAGCAGCTTAACTTTTTGGCCGGCGTCTGGCAGGCGACCGGCCGCCAAGAGTGCGCCGACGCCTTTGTCAAAGGGCTCCACTACGTGCTGGCGGCCCAGTATCCCAATGGTGGCTGGCCGCAGGTCTACCCGCTTGAGGGCGACTACCACGATTCGATCACCTTCAACGACGACGCCATGACCCACGTGCTCGAGCTGCTGCACGGCGTGGCGAGCAGCGAGCCGAGCTACGCGTTTGTCACCGAGGCCGACCGACAAGCGGCCGCCGCGGCGCTGGAGCGAGGCTTCAACTGCGTGCGGGCGATGCAGATCAACGTGGAGGGCCAGCGGACCGCCTGGTGCGCCCAGCACGACGCCCTCACCCTCCAGCCGGTCGCCGCGCGGGCGATGGAGCCCGCCACGCTGGCCAGCGTCGAGAGCGCGCGGCTGCTGAAGTTCCTGATGGGCGTCCCCGCCCCGTCGCCGGAGCTGCAGGAAGTGATCGAGGGGGGCTTGGCGTGGCTCGACCGCGTCCAGGTGACCGATGTCGTGAAGACCAAACGCGATGGCAAGACGGTCTACGTGAAAGACCCCGCGTCGACGGATGTCTATTGGGCCAGGTTCTACCGGCTCGAGAACAGCGAGCCGGTGTTCCCGGGTCGCGACGGCGTGCTCTACGCAACCTTCGAGGAGATGGCCGCCAACAACCGCTTGGGGTACGACTTCTACTCCACCATCCCGGGGAGCATCGTGAAGAACGGCCAGAAGAAGTGGCGGAAGATGCTGGCTAAGCAGGCGCCACGCTGA
- a CDS encoding SDR family NAD(P)-dependent oxidoreductase, with protein MRNLAGKRALVTGAASGIGREIALRLAREKVDLLLVDVNQVGLQAVAAEAGALGVNAEAMRCDLRQTAEVESLVDHAVDRWAGVDILVNNAGITFYGITHQMPPDECDNLLATNLAGPVTLTHRLLPWLLARPQAHVLNVCSVLGLVGLPRVALYCTSKFAMVGFSESLRAEYGRQGLGVTALCPGFVKTNLFSSARPMVDGGQTRKPPGFMCATPESIARHAVRAIVRNRRRVVAEPFARLTYGIKCLAPGVMDWALRLGERRKIAKKRRHLESLSSDPVEAIRLSVGDKFVDRKAA; from the coding sequence ATGCGAAACCTGGCCGGCAAGCGAGCGCTAGTGACCGGGGCCGCCTCGGGGATAGGCCGCGAGATCGCGCTGCGGCTAGCGCGGGAGAAGGTGGACCTGCTGCTGGTCGACGTCAACCAGGTCGGCCTGCAGGCGGTCGCCGCCGAGGCCGGGGCATTGGGTGTGAACGCCGAAGCTATGCGGTGCGACCTCCGCCAGACGGCGGAGGTCGAGTCGCTTGTCGATCACGCCGTCGACCGGTGGGCGGGCGTCGACATCCTGGTGAACAATGCCGGGATCACCTTCTACGGCATCACCCATCAGATGCCCCCGGACGAGTGCGACAACCTGCTGGCCACCAACCTGGCGGGGCCGGTCACGCTGACCCACCGCCTGCTGCCATGGTTGCTGGCCCGGCCGCAGGCCCATGTGCTGAATGTCTGCAGCGTGCTGGGCCTGGTGGGGCTGCCGCGGGTGGCCCTTTACTGCACCTCCAAGTTCGCGATGGTGGGCTTCAGTGAGTCGCTGCGGGCGGAGTACGGCCGTCAGGGGCTCGGCGTCACGGCGCTCTGCCCGGGGTTCGTGAAGACCAACCTGTTTAGCTCCGCCCGGCCGATGGTCGACGGCGGACAGACCCGCAAGCCGCCCGGCTTCATGTGCGCCACCCCGGAGTCGATCGCCCGGCACGCGGTGCGGGCGATTGTTCGCAACCGCCGACGGGTGGTGGCAGAGCCGTTTGCACGGCTGACGTACGGCATCAAGTGCCTGGCGCCCGGCGTCATGGACTGGGCGCTCCGGCTGGGCGAGCGGCGCAAGATCGCCAAGAAGCGGCGCCACCTCGAGTCGCTGTCGTCCGATCCGGTCGAGGCGATTCGCCTGTCGGTTGGCGACAAGTTCGTCGACCGCAAGGCGGCGTAG